A part of Leptotrichia trevisanii DSM 22070 genomic DNA contains:
- a CDS encoding D-alanine--D-alanine ligase, with protein sequence MSKLRVGVIRGGVSTEREVSLKTGSEIVANLNRDKYEVFDIVIDSEKEVFEKVKDLNLDFVYIALHGVFGEDGRIQAILQSLGVAYSGPGVMSSAVCMDKEFSKRIVAGYGVRIAKWKSVRVGETVDFETIKKELGNRVVVKPNNGGSSIGVSFVENQEELEKGLELVFGMDKEALIEEVLHGVEISVPVIDGEVFPTLRIEALAGDYFDYESKYAKGGANEYVFEFPEKVQAEINKFAKDSYYGLKCEGFARIDFMVVNEETPYFMEVNTSPGMTSASLLPKSTASKGYDYSQTLDLLIESSIKVER encoded by the coding sequence ATGTCAAAATTAAGAGTAGGAGTAATACGTGGGGGAGTTTCAACTGAAAGAGAAGTTTCTTTAAAGACAGGAAGTGAAATTGTAGCAAACTTGAATAGAGATAAATATGAGGTTTTTGATATTGTAATTGATTCAGAAAAGGAAGTTTTTGAAAAAGTAAAAGACTTGAATCTGGATTTTGTTTATATCGCTTTACACGGTGTATTTGGAGAAGACGGGAGAATACAGGCAATTTTACAAAGTCTGGGAGTGGCTTATAGCGGGCCTGGAGTGATGTCAAGTGCAGTCTGCATGGATAAAGAATTTTCAAAAAGAATTGTGGCTGGATATGGAGTTAGAATTGCAAAATGGAAAAGTGTACGTGTAGGCGAAACTGTTGACTTTGAAACAATAAAAAAAGAATTGGGAAATCGTGTTGTAGTAAAGCCAAATAACGGTGGTTCAAGCATTGGAGTAAGTTTTGTGGAAAATCAGGAAGAACTTGAAAAAGGGCTGGAACTTGTTTTTGGAATGGATAAGGAGGCATTGATTGAAGAAGTTCTGCATGGTGTGGAAATAAGCGTACCTGTGATTGATGGGGAAGTTTTTCCAACACTAAGAATTGAGGCTCTTGCAGGAGATTACTTTGACTATGAATCAAAATATGCAAAAGGTGGGGCAAATGAATATGTATTTGAATTTCCTGAAAAAGTGCAGGCTGAAATTAATAAATTTGCAAAAGACAGTTATTACGGGCTAAAATGTGAAGGATTTGCAAGAATAGACTTTATGGTGGTAAATGAAGAAACGCCATATTTTATGGAAGTAAACACATCGCCAGGAATGACATCTGCCAGCTTATTGCCAAAAAGTACAGCTTCAAAAGGTTATGATTATTCACAGACATTGGACTTATTAATAGAATCTTCAATAAAAGTGGAAAGATAA